A portion of the Carettochelys insculpta isolate YL-2023 chromosome 26, ASM3395843v1, whole genome shotgun sequence genome contains these proteins:
- the BCL2L15 gene encoding bcl-2-like protein 15 isoform X2: MKSPRNFEEQTECIVEALLSDILGEDGSPAFRTLETDSTAASCAAANASSTFDPAIIASRLRRLGDQYNEDLEQPAQCTIVGVAKGKVEEFGALVDSLSKSWSSRNPELGYERAFLAVSVKLLAYLAQKVPDVVRQLRLAELINGNREVRGYIQTHGGWENFEN, translated from the exons ATGAAGAGCCCTAGGAATTTTGAGGAGCAAACCGAGTGCATTGTGGAGGCACTTCTCTCTGATATCTTAGGGGAAGATGGAAGTCCTGCTTTCCGCACTCTGGAGACAGACTCTACTGCTGCGTCATGTGCAG CAGCAAATGCTTCAAGTACCTTTGATCCAGCTATTATTGCCAGTCGTCTGCGGAGACTGGGAGACCAATATAATGAGGACCTGGAGCAGCCTGCTCAGTGCACCATTGTTGGGGTAGCTAAGGGAAAG GTGGAGGAATTTGGAGCCCTGGTGGATTCTCTCAGCAAGAGCTGGAGCAGCCGAAATCCTGAGCTGGGCTATGAGAGAGCTTTTCTGGCAGTGTCTGTGAAATTGTTAGCATACCTTGCCCAGAAAGTTCCAGATGTGGTCAGGCAGCTCAGGCTTGCGGAGCTGATTAATGGGAACCGTGAAGTGAGAGGATACATCCAGACCCATGGGGGCTGG GAGAACTTTGAGAACTGA
- the BCL2L15 gene encoding bcl-2-like protein 15 isoform X3, with protein sequence MKSPRNFEEQTECIVEALLSDILGEDGSPAFRTLETDSTAASCAANASSTFDPAIIASRLRRLGDQYNEDLEQPAQCTIVGVAKGKVEEFGALVDSLSKSWSSRNPELGYERAFLAVSVKLLAYLAQKVPDVVRQLRLAELINGNREVRGYIQTHGGWENFEN encoded by the exons ATGAAGAGCCCTAGGAATTTTGAGGAGCAAACCGAGTGCATTGTGGAGGCACTTCTCTCTGATATCTTAGGGGAAGATGGAAGTCCTGCTTTCCGCACTCTGGAGACAGACTCTACTGCTGCGTCATGTGCAG CAAATGCTTCAAGTACCTTTGATCCAGCTATTATTGCCAGTCGTCTGCGGAGACTGGGAGACCAATATAATGAGGACCTGGAGCAGCCTGCTCAGTGCACCATTGTTGGGGTAGCTAAGGGAAAG GTGGAGGAATTTGGAGCCCTGGTGGATTCTCTCAGCAAGAGCTGGAGCAGCCGAAATCCTGAGCTGGGCTATGAGAGAGCTTTTCTGGCAGTGTCTGTGAAATTGTTAGCATACCTTGCCCAGAAAGTTCCAGATGTGGTCAGGCAGCTCAGGCTTGCGGAGCTGATTAATGGGAACCGTGAAGTGAGAGGATACATCCAGACCCATGGGGGCTGG GAGAACTTTGAGAACTGA
- the BCL2L15 gene encoding bcl-2-like protein 15 isoform X1: MKSPRNFEEQTECIVEALLSDILGEDGSPAFRTLETDSTAASCAEFPFSAAANASSTFDPAIIASRLRRLGDQYNEDLEQPAQCTIVGVAKGKVEEFGALVDSLSKSWSSRNPELGYERAFLAVSVKLLAYLAQKVPDVVRQLRLAELINGNREVRGYIQTHGGWENFEN; the protein is encoded by the exons ATGAAGAGCCCTAGGAATTTTGAGGAGCAAACCGAGTGCATTGTGGAGGCACTTCTCTCTGATATCTTAGGGGAAGATGGAAGTCCTGCTTTCCGCACTCTGGAGACAGACTCTACTGCTGCGTCATGTGCAG AATTTCCATTTTCTGCAGCAGCAAATGCTTCAAGTACCTTTGATCCAGCTATTATTGCCAGTCGTCTGCGGAGACTGGGAGACCAATATAATGAGGACCTGGAGCAGCCTGCTCAGTGCACCATTGTTGGGGTAGCTAAGGGAAAG GTGGAGGAATTTGGAGCCCTGGTGGATTCTCTCAGCAAGAGCTGGAGCAGCCGAAATCCTGAGCTGGGCTATGAGAGAGCTTTTCTGGCAGTGTCTGTGAAATTGTTAGCATACCTTGCCCAGAAAGTTCCAGATGTGGTCAGGCAGCTCAGGCTTGCGGAGCTGATTAATGGGAACCGTGAAGTGAGAGGATACATCCAGACCCATGGGGGCTGG GAGAACTTTGAGAACTGA